CCCAAACCGCTGATAGGTAATTGCCTGCCACTGGCGCACCTCTGCATCCTGGGGAAGACGCTGTGCCAGACCTTCAATGACGGTAACAGCTCTGGGAAATCGATGCTCGCGCAGAAGCAGTTGCAGTTGCTCATACACCCGATCTTTCAAGCGTTGATCGATCGTTGCCAAGTCTGGATCATCTCGGTGCGGTACAGCTTTTGACGAGGTTTTGGGAGCGGTTCTAGCTGCTTTTTTTGCCGGAGTTGTTGGTTCAGGCTTAGGTCTTGCCGCAGTCGTTCGCTCTCTTGCCTGCTTCAAGTCAATGTTTGGCGCATTCGTTTTAACTGAAGGCGGCACTGCGTTGATCAACAAACGGTAGGCATTCGTCAACTGAATAAATTTTTCTTTCGCCAGTTGTTCATTATCCGGGTTGGCATCAGGATGGTACTGCCGCGCCAAACGTCGATAGGACGCTTTGATGTCCTCATACGTTGCACCTGTTCGCAGTCCTAATATTCGGTAGCAGTCAGCAAGATCCATCAACACAAAAAAGGCAGAATTACCAAAATTCTGCCATCGATAGACGGAAATGAAAATAAGCGTTGCAGTTTAGGTCAGCTTCATCGTCCTAAACTCACATAAAAATTAAGTAGCTGCTTGGTTTTGGTCTTCAATGACGCGATCGATCAACCCATATGCCTTTGCTTCTTCAGCCGACATAAAGTAATCGCGATCGGTGTCTTTCTGAATTTGCTCAACCGTTTTACCCGTGTGGAATGCCATCAGTTCGTTGAGCTTGCTGCGAACCCGCAAAATTTCTTTGGCTTCGATGTCAATGTCAGTCGCTTGTCTGCGTCCGGTGCCGCCTAAAGGCTGGTGAATCATGATGCGGGCATGAGGCAGGGCTAACCGTTTGCCTTTGCTGCCAGCAGTCAGTAGGAAGGCTCCCATGGAAGCAGCCAAACCGACGCAGATTGTAACTACCTCTGACTTGATATGCTGCATGGTGTCATAAATTGCCATGCCTGCCGTGACTGAGCCACCGGGAGAGTTGATATAAAGATAAATGGGTTTGCCCTGGTCTTCTGAGTCAAGATAGAGCATATAAGCGACGATTGCATTCGCGATGGCATCATCCACTTCTTCAGCCAGGAAGATAAT
The DNA window shown above is from Trichocoleus sp. and carries:
- a CDS encoding J domain-containing protein is translated as MDLADCYRILGLRTGATYEDIKASYRRLARQYHPDANPDNEQLAKEKFIQLTNAYRLLINAVPPSVKTNAPNIDLKQARERTTAARPKPEPTTPAKKAARTAPKTSSKAVPHRDDPDLATIDQRLKDRVYEQLQLLLREHRFPRAVTVIEGLAQRLPQDAEVRQWQAITYQRFGRHLINEQQPDKARIYLQKALRTDPHNKSLWYEVERELRRIDQIEVL
- a CDS encoding ATP-dependent Clp protease proteolytic subunit gives rise to the protein MPIGIPSVPYRLPGSSYEQWISIYERLFRERIIFLAEEVDDAIANAIVAYMLYLDSEDQGKPIYLYINSPGGSVTAGMAIYDTMQHIKSEVVTICVGLAASMGAFLLTAGSKGKRLALPHARIMIHQPLGGTGRRQATDIDIEAKEILRVRSKLNELMAFHTGKTVEQIQKDTDRDYFMSAEEAKAYGLIDRVIEDQNQAAT